In Ureibacillus thermophilus, the genomic stretch TATGAATCAAAAACATTATTGAAAGGAGGGGATTTCATGGAATCACCGCTCTATGCCATTGACATGCAGGATATTGTAAAAAAATTCGGCAGCGTTATTGCTCTTGACCATGTGAACTTTCAAGTGAAAAAAGGAGAGATTCATGCGTTATTAGGGGAAAATGGCGCCGGCAAAAGCACCATTATGAGTATATTATCAGGAATTTATCGGGCAGATAGCGGAACGGTTGCCATTAATGGAAAGATGGTGGATATCCGTTCTCCAAAAGAGGCAATAGAATTAGGGATTGGAATGGTCCATCAAAACTTCCGCTTAGTAGATTCCCTAAATGCTATTGAAAACATCATTTTAGGGGAAACAAAACATAAATGGCGCGGCGCTTCCTGGATGAAAAAGAAGAAGCAACAAATAGCAGAAATTAGCGAGCGGTATGGATTGATTTTTCCAACCGATGTCCCGATTTGGCAACTATCCGTTGGGGAGCAGCAGCGGGTTGAAATTGTCAAAACCCTCTATAAAGAGGCAGATATTATTATTTTTGATGAACCGACATCGGTGTTGACGCCCGGGGAAGCCGAGCAGCTTTTTGTTACAATGCGCGCTTTAAAAAAAGCTGGAAAAACGATGATTATCACAACTCATAAATTAAAAGAAGTTATGGCCGTTGCCGATCGCATTTCTGTCATGAGAAAAGGGAAGATGATTGCCCAATTCGATCGGAAGGAAACAACAATGGAACAGTTGGCAAATTTAATGGTTGAAAATGCAGCAGCACATGAAATTCCTATTCCTTTTCTTCCATTGGGAAAACCTATTTTGGAAGTGAAAGATTTAACCGTAAAAACAAAGCAGCATTATGAGGCGCTGAAAGGAATCGAGTTTACCGTTCATGAACATGAGATTGTAGGAGTCGCCGGTGTTGCCGGAAATGGTCAAAAACAGTTGGCCGAGGCGTTAACCGGATTAATTCCTTGGACACAAGGGTCAGTCACATTAAATGGAGAAAAGCTAGCCTCCACAACGGTAAAAGAGTTGATTGATAAAGGCGTTGCTCATATCCCCGAGAATCGCATGAAAAGCGGTTTAGCTGGAAGTTTAGGTTCGGTCGATAACTTGCTAATGAAGTCGTATCGAACAAATCAGCGCACAAAATATGGACTATTGAAGAAAAAGCAAAATGACGCATGGGCCATGGAGCTAATAAAAAAATTTAATGTACGGACGCCTGATTTAATAAGCCCTGTACGCCAGCTTTCAGGCGGCAATCAGCAAAAGCTGCTGTTTGCTAGAGAAATGGATTTGAATCCAAAGCTAATGATTGCTGTGCATCCTACCCAAGGGCTTGATGTCGGGGCGACAAAAGCTGTACATGAAATGCTTTTATCCCTGCGGCAAAAAGGAAGCGGCGTATTGCTGATATCTGAAGATTTAGATGAAATTTTGCAGCTGTCGGATAAAATTTTAGTTCTTTACAACGGCCGCATCACGGGTGTATTGAGCCGTCAAGAAGCGACAAAAGAATGGATTGGCCGATTGATGGCCGGATTAACATATGAAGCGGAAGCGGGTGGCAGAAATGATTCAAAAATCGTCGTATGACAAATTATCACCAGACCTTCAACCCTCAAGAAAAAAAGCATTCTTCTTTCCCTATAGTTTGCAATATGATCCCCATAAAAAATCGAATCCATGGCTGGTGCCAATTTTATCTGTAGTTGCAGCTTTATTCATTTGTTCCGTT encodes the following:
- a CDS encoding ABC transporter ATP-binding protein translates to MESPLYAIDMQDIVKKFGSVIALDHVNFQVKKGEIHALLGENGAGKSTIMSILSGIYRADSGTVAINGKMVDIRSPKEAIELGIGMVHQNFRLVDSLNAIENIILGETKHKWRGASWMKKKKQQIAEISERYGLIFPTDVPIWQLSVGEQQRVEIVKTLYKEADIIIFDEPTSVLTPGEAEQLFVTMRALKKAGKTMIITTHKLKEVMAVADRISVMRKGKMIAQFDRKETTMEQLANLMVENAAAHEIPIPFLPLGKPILEVKDLTVKTKQHYEALKGIEFTVHEHEIVGVAGVAGNGQKQLAEALTGLIPWTQGSVTLNGEKLASTTVKELIDKGVAHIPENRMKSGLAGSLGSVDNLLMKSYRTNQRTKYGLLKKKQNDAWAMELIKKFNVRTPDLISPVRQLSGGNQQKLLFAREMDLNPKLMIAVHPTQGLDVGATKAVHEMLLSLRQKGSGVLLISEDLDEILQLSDKILVLYNGRITGVLSRQEATKEWIGRLMAGLTYEAEAGGRNDSKIVV